The following nucleotide sequence is from Campylobacter coli 76339.
TTTCTTTTTTATCTTTAGTTGAGTTGTAAGCATAAGAACCGCTTTCTAAACATCCACGATAAACACGCACGAAAGTTAACTGTCCTACAAATGGGTCAGTCATGATTTTAAATGCAAGCCCTGCAAATTCACCATCATCAGTTGATTTTACAGAAACTTCTGTACCATCTTCATATTCTCCTTTGATGTTTGCAACTTCATCTGGAGCTGGTAAATAAGCTACAACTGCATCAAGTAAAGGTTGAACACCCTTATTTTTAAATGCAGTTCCGCAAAGCATAGGCACCATAGAAAGACTTAAACATCCTGCTTTAATACCTGCTTTAATTTCTTCAAGGCTTAATTCTTCACCACCTAGATATTTTTCCATCAACTCATCTGAAGTTTCTGAAACTGCTTCTATCATTTTAGTGCGATATTCTTCTGCTTTTTCTTTAAGTTCAGCAGGAATTTCTTTTTCTACATAATCCGTTGGTTTAGTATCATCTTCCCAAACTAAAGCTTTCATAGTTACAAGATCGATAACACCTCTGAAATTATCTTCAGCACCGATTGGAATTTGAAGTGGAACTGGATTAGCTTTTAAGCGATTGCGAATTTGATCTTCTACATTATAGAAATTTGCACCGATTCTGTCCATTTTGTTTACAAAAACTATTCTTGGAACACCGTATTTGTTTGCCTGTCTCCAAACAGTTTCACTTTGAGGTTGTACTCCGCCTACTGAACAAAATACTGCAACAGCACCATCAAGAACACGCATAGATCTTTCAACTTCTATAGTAAAATCCACGTGGCCCGGAGTGTCTATAAGGTTTATCTGATGATCTTTCCAAAAACAAGTCGTTGCAGCAGAGGTAATGGTAATACCTCTTTCTTTTTCTTGTTCCATCCAGTCCATAGTCGCAGCACCATCATGCACTTCGCCTATCTTATGACTCATGCCTGTAAAGAAAAGAATTCTCTCACTTGTAGTCGTTTTTCCTGCGTCAATATGCGCAGCGATACCGATATTTCTAACTTTTTTTAAAGGAGTACTTCTAGACATTTTCTCTCCTTCTTACCAGCGATAGTGAGCAAATGCTTTATTTGCTTCAGCCATTTTATAAGTATCTTCTTTTTTCTTAAATGAAGCACCTTTGCTATTTGCTGCATCTAAAAGCTCGGCTGCAAGTTTATCAATCATGGTTCTTTCACTTCTTTTTCTAGCAAAAGAAATAATCCAACGAATTGCCAAAGCTTGTTGTCTAGCAGGACGAACTTCTACTGGAACTTGATAAGTTGCCCCACCTACGCGGCGAGATTTTACCTCTAGTAAAGGTTTGATGTTTTCAATTGCTTCATTAAAAATATCAATACCTTTTTTTTCACCGCCTTTTTTATCGATAAGTTCTAAAGCGCCATACATAATAGTAGTAGCTGTGCTTTTTTTACCATCATACATTAAAGAATTAATAAATTTTGTGATTACTTTATTACCATAAATCGGATCAGGCAAGACTTCTCTTACCGGAGCTTTTCTTCTTCTCATTATTTTTCCTTCAAATTTTAAATTTTACTCAAACAAAATCAAATCTAACGGATTTGTCTGTCTAAAAAATTACTTAGCACTTGCTTTAGGGCGTTTTGCACCATATTTAGAACGAGAAACTGTTCTTTTTGCAACACCCGCAGTATCAAGCGCACCACGCACAATGTGATATTTCACACCTGGTAAGTCTTTTACCCTACCACCACGCACTAAAACAATGCTGTGCTCTTGTAGGTTGTGACCTTCACCACCGATATAACTAATTACTTCAAAGCCACTAGTAAGTCTTACTTTGGCAACTTTTCTTAACGCTGAGTTTGGTTTTTTAGGAGTTGTTGTATAAACCCTAGTGCAAACTCCCCTTCTTTGTGGGCAATTTTTAAGCGCTGGAGATTTAGATTTTTCTAAAACTTTTTTGCGCTCTTTTCTAACCAATTGATTTATGGTAGGCACAATAATTCCTTTCTTTAAAAAATATAATAAACTTTGGATGATATCTAAATTTTACTTATAAGATTATAAACTATAAACAATTTAAGTATTTTTGCAAAATTTATAAAATGAGCTCCTTACTGATGGAAAATAAATTTATACTATTTGGCATTTGTTGATATTATGATTTTATAAATATTTAATTTTTATAATGATAGTAAAAGAAGAAAAAATAATTAATTTAAGTTTTTAAATTGAGGCAAAATGAAAAATAGCCTAAGATAGGCTATTTTAAATTATTCTTGTTCTTTGAGTTTTAAATTTTGCTCACCATAAAGCCCTGTTCCAACAGGAATCATTCTACCCAAAATAACATTTTCTTTTAAGTCTTCTAAGTAGTCAAATTTACCCGCGATACTTGCTTCGGTAAGTACTTTTGTTGTTTCTTGGAATGAAGCTGCAGAAATCACACTATCACTTCCTATCGCTGCTCTTGTAACACCTAAAAGCACAGGCTCAGCAATAGCTGGTTCTCCGCCCAATCTAAGAATTCTCTCATTTTCCTCACGGAATTTGCGTCTTGAAACCAAATCCCCTTCGATAAATTTAGTATGCCCGCTATCGATAATTTTAACCTGTCTTAACATTTGAGAAACAATAACCTCAATATGCTTATCAGAAATAACAACCCCTTGACCGCGATAAACTTGTTGAATTTCAGAAATCAAGTAATAATGCAAGGCCTTTTCACCTAAAATTTTAAGCACATCATGACTTGAAACTACTCCATCAGTTAACTTCTCACCTGCGTGAATAAATTCACCTTCTCTTACTTGAATATGTTTTGATTTATCGATTAAATACTCAGCACTTGTGCCATCTTCTGCCTGGATAATCAATCTTTCTTTTGAACGCAAAGGTTTATCAAAACGAACCACACCATCAATCTCTGCAATTACTGCTGCATTCTTCGGTTTTCTTGCTTCAAAAAGCTCTGAAACTCTTGGAAGACCCCCAGTGATATCTTTTGATTTCGCTGCTGCTTTTGGAGTCTTTGCCAAAATATCTGCTTGAGAAATTTTATCACC
It contains:
- a CDS encoding Translation elongation factor G; translation: MSRSTPLKKVRNIGIAAHIDAGKTTTSERILFFTGMSHKIGEVHDGAATMDWMEQEKERGITITSAATTCFWKDHQINLIDTPGHVDFTIEVERSMRVLDGAVAVFCSVGGVQPQSETVWRQANKYGVPRIVFVNKMDRIGANFYNVEDQIRNRLKANPVPLQIPIGAEDNFRGVIDLVTMKALVWEDDTKPTDYVEKEIPAELKEKAEEYRTKMIEAVSETSDELMEKYLGGEELSLEEIKAGIKAGCLSLSMVPMLCGTAFKNKGVQPLLDAVVAYLPAPDEVANIKGEYEDGTEVSVKSTDDGEFAGLAFKIMTDPFVGQLTFVRVYRGCLESGSYAYNSTKDKKERIGRLLKMHSNKREEIKVLYAGEIGAVVGLKDTLTGDTLASEKDKVILERMDFPDPVISVAVEPKTKADQEKMSIALNKLAQEDPSFRVSTDEESGQTIISGMGELHLEIIVDRMLREFKVEAEVGQPQVAYRETIRKTVEQEYKYAKQSGGRGQYGHVFLRLEPLEPGSGYEFVNDIKGGVIPKEYIPAVDKGVQEALQNGVLAGYPVEDVKVTVYDGSYHEVDSSEMAFKLAASMGFKEGARKAGAVILEPMMKVEVETPEDYMGDVIGDLNKRRGQVNNMDERGGNKIITAFCPLAEMFGYSTDLRSQTQGRATYSMEFDHYDEVPKNVAEEIIKKRNG
- a CDS encoding SSU ribosomal protein S12p (S23e), whose protein sequence is MPTINQLVRKERKKVLEKSKSPALKNCPQRRGVCTRVYTTTPKKPNSALRKVAKVRLTSGFEVISYIGGEGHNLQEHSIVLVRGGRVKDLPGVKYHIVRGALDTAGVAKRTVSRSKYGAKRPKASAK
- a CDS encoding SSU ribosomal protein S7p (S5e), producing MRRRKAPVREVLPDPIYGNKVITKFINSLMYDGKKSTATTIMYGALELIDKKGGEKKGIDIFNEAIENIKPLLEVKSRRVGGATYQVPVEVRPARQQALAIRWIISFARKRSERTMIDKLAAELLDAANSKGASFKKKEDTYKMAEANKAFAHYRW